The following proteins are encoded in a genomic region of Poecilia reticulata strain Guanapo linkage group LG11, Guppy_female_1.0+MT, whole genome shotgun sequence:
- the lrp12 gene encoding low-density lipoprotein receptor-related protein 12 isoform X1 encodes MALSSDCRQRVVYLLLLSVFPPFLPGCIASSQRNDNVYVSGFSNACGDVAELLRASSGVITSPGWPFQYPARLNCSWNIRARPGDSITISFQDFDLQGSHRCTSDWMSISSYRSLDGLRVCGSSLPPPYILSQDHVWIHFHSDDGLAGKGFRLSYITGKPEASSCDVDQFHCSNGKCIPDWWRCNSMDECGDNSDEELCVDSPFSFQPCNLNQFPCLSRYTRIYTCLPHSLRCDGSIDCQDLGDEIDCDVPTCGEWLRNFYGSFSSPNYPDFYPPGSNCTWMIDTGDHRKVILRFTDFKLDGTGYGDYVKVYDGLEENPRRLLRVLTAFDSRAPVAVVSSSGQLRVHFYADKINAARGFNVTYQVDGFCLPWEVPCGGNWGCYTEQQRCDGYWHCPNGRDELNCSSCQEDEFPCSRNGACYPRSDRCNYQNRCPNGSDEKNCFFCQPGNFHCKNNRCVFESWVCDAQDDCGDGSDEESCPIIVPTRVITAAVIGSLICGLLLVIALGCTCKLYSLRMFERRSFETQLSRVEAELLRREAPPSYGQLIAQGLIPPVEDFPVCSGNQASVLENLRQAVRSQLGFTSIRLPSSGRHRNLWRRLFTFSRSRRSGSLALVSADLEDSSGTGSTGSSGSDLLSPDSDDTDTEGERGRGVGAVGGPVAALPNKTPPPSAVEAVVSVASTPSRDRPRETPPPSSPVTVVTSSSDPEVSEPQPPSSTALQRLAQNLHRLARNLTRTNQNQQNQPWTNQSPLRQLEAGRNGPEAAERRGSREEEEDVELLIPVSDSDSSSSSSSSLSDIRQPLLEPHPSCAAGPVHHHHRGASGRGGRDGTCEHCGMVHTAQIPDACLEATGKTESSDDELLLLC; translated from the exons ATGGCCCTCAGTTCAGACTGCAGGCAGAGGGTCGTCTACCTGCTGCTCCTGTCAG TGTTCCCCCCGTTTCTCCCAGGATGCATTGCTTCTTCTCAGAGGAATGACAACGTCTACGTGTCTGGATTCTCTAACG CCTGCGGCGACGTGGCCGAGCTCCTGCGGGCGTCCAGCGGCGTCATCACCAGCCCCGGCTGGCCCTTCCAGTACCCGGCCAGGCTCAACTGCAGCTGGAACATCAGGGCCCGACCCGGGGACTCCATCACCATCAG TTTCCAAGACTTTGACCTGCAGGGTTCTCATCGCTGCACCTCAGACTGGATGTCCATCAGCAGCTACAGGAGCCTGGACGGCCTGCGGGTCTGCGGCTCCTCCCTGCCGCCGCCGTACATCTTGTCCCAGGATCACGTCTGGATCCACTTCCACTCCGACGACGGCCTGGCGGGGAAAGGCTTCCGGCTGTCCTACATCACCG GTAAACCGGAGGCGTCCAGCTGCGACGTGGACCAGTTCCACTGCTCCAACGGGAAGTGCATCCCGGACTGGTGGCGCTGCAACTCCATGGACGAGTGCGGGGATAACTCGGACGAAGAGCTGTGTGTGGACTCGCCGTTTTCCTTCCAGCCCTGCAACCTGAACCAGTTCCCCTGCCTGTCCCGGTACACCCGGATCTACACCTGCCTGCCCCACAGCCTGCGCTGCGACGGCAGCATCGACTGCCAG GATCTCGGCGATGAGATCGACTGCGACGTTCCCACCTGCGGCGAGTGGCTGAGGAACTTCTACGGCTCCTTCAGCTCCCCGAACTACCCCGACTTTTACCCTCCAGGAAGCAACTGCACCTGGATGATTGACACCGGCGACCACCGGaag gtcATCCTCAGGTTCACCGACTTCAAGCTGGACGGGACCGGATACGGCGACTACGTCAAGGTCTACGACGGACTGGAGGAGAACCCTCGCCGCCTCCTCCGGGTGCTGACGGCGTTCGACTCCAGAGCGCCCGTCGCCGTGGTTTCCTCCTCCGGTCAGCTCAGAGTTCACTTCTACGCTGACAAGATCAACGCCGCCAGAGGCTTCAACGTCACCTACCAG GTGGACGGGTTCTGCCTGCCCTGGGAGGTTCCCTGCGGGGGGAACTGGGGCTGCTACACGGAGCAGCAGCGCTGCGACGGCTACTGGCACTGTCCGAACGGCCGGGACGAGCTGAACTGCTCGTCCTGCCAGGAGGACGAGTTCCCCTGCTCCAGGAACGGAGCCTGCTACCCGCGCTCCGACCGCTGCAACTACCAGAACCGCTGTCCCAACGGGTCGGACGAAAAGAACTGCTTCTTCTGCCAACCTGGAAACTTCCACTGCAAG AACAACCGCTGCGTGTTCGAGTCGTGGGTTTGCGACGCGCAGGACGACTGCGGCGACGGCAGCGACGAGGAGAGCTGCCCCATCATCGTCCCCACCAGAGTCATCACCGCCGCCGTCATCGGCAGCCTGATCTGCGGCCTGCTGCTGGTCATCGCCCTCGGCTGCACCTGCAAGCTCTACTCGCTGCGCATGTTTGAGCGCAG GTCGTTCGAGACGCAGCTGTCCAGGGTGGAGGCGGAGCTGCTGAGGAGGGAGGCTCCGCCCTCCTACGGCCAGCTGATCGCCCAGGGCTTGATCCCCCCGGTGGAGGATTTCCCTGTCTGCTCTGGCAACCAG GCGTCGGTTCTGGAGAACCTCCGCCAGGCTGTGCGCTCTCAGCTCGGCTTCACCTCCATCAGACTTCCCTCCTCTGGCCGCCATCGCAACCTGTGGCGCAGACTCTTCACCTTCTCCCGATCTCGCCGCTCCGGTTCTCTGGCTCTGGTTTCTGCTGACCTGGAGGACAGCTCCggcactgggagcactgggagctCCGGCTCGGACCTGCTGTCTCCCGACTCCGACGACACCGACACGGAGGGCGAGAGAGGGCGAGGGGTCGGCGCCGTGGGCGGGCCCGTCGCCGCGCTGCCTAACAAAACCCCGCCTCCCTCCGCCGTGGAGGCCGTCGTGTCGGTGGCCTCGACGCCGAGCCGCGACCGGCCCAGAGAAACCCCGCCCCCGTCCAGCCCGGTTACCGTGGTGACGTCCAGCTCTGATCCGGAGGTTTCCGAGCCCCAGCCTCCTTCGTCCACCGCCCTGCAGCGCCTGGCCCAGAACCTGCACCGCCTCGCCAGGAATCTGACCAGAACTAACCAGAATCAGCAGAACCAGCCGTGGACCAATCAAAGCCCACTGCGCCAGCTGGAGGCGGGAAGAAACGGCCCTGAGGCTGCTGAGCGACGgggaagcagagaggaagaggaagacgtTGAGCTCCTCATTCCTGTCTCTGACTCGgactcttcatcctcctcctcttcatcacttaGCGACATACGGCAGCCTCTGCTGGAGCCGCACCCRTCCTGCGCCGCCGGCCCRGTCCACCATCATCACCGCGGCGCCAGCGGCCGGGGGGGGCGGGACGGCACCTGTGAACACTGCGGGATGGTCCACACCGCTCAGATCCCCGACGCCTGCCTGGAGGCCACGGGCAAGACGGAGAGCAGCGACgacgagctgctgctgctctgctag
- the lrp12 gene encoding low-density lipoprotein receptor-related protein 12 isoform X2: MALSSDCRQRVVYLLLLSGCIASSQRNDNVYVSGFSNACGDVAELLRASSGVITSPGWPFQYPARLNCSWNIRARPGDSITISFQDFDLQGSHRCTSDWMSISSYRSLDGLRVCGSSLPPPYILSQDHVWIHFHSDDGLAGKGFRLSYITGKPEASSCDVDQFHCSNGKCIPDWWRCNSMDECGDNSDEELCVDSPFSFQPCNLNQFPCLSRYTRIYTCLPHSLRCDGSIDCQDLGDEIDCDVPTCGEWLRNFYGSFSSPNYPDFYPPGSNCTWMIDTGDHRKVILRFTDFKLDGTGYGDYVKVYDGLEENPRRLLRVLTAFDSRAPVAVVSSSGQLRVHFYADKINAARGFNVTYQVDGFCLPWEVPCGGNWGCYTEQQRCDGYWHCPNGRDELNCSSCQEDEFPCSRNGACYPRSDRCNYQNRCPNGSDEKNCFFCQPGNFHCKNNRCVFESWVCDAQDDCGDGSDEESCPIIVPTRVITAAVIGSLICGLLLVIALGCTCKLYSLRMFERRSFETQLSRVEAELLRREAPPSYGQLIAQGLIPPVEDFPVCSGNQASVLENLRQAVRSQLGFTSIRLPSSGRHRNLWRRLFTFSRSRRSGSLALVSADLEDSSGTGSTGSSGSDLLSPDSDDTDTEGERGRGVGAVGGPVAALPNKTPPPSAVEAVVSVASTPSRDRPRETPPPSSPVTVVTSSSDPEVSEPQPPSSTALQRLAQNLHRLARNLTRTNQNQQNQPWTNQSPLRQLEAGRNGPEAAERRGSREEEEDVELLIPVSDSDSSSSSSSSLSDIRQPLLEPHPSCAAGPVHHHHRGASGRGGRDGTCEHCGMVHTAQIPDACLEATGKTESSDDELLLLC, from the exons ATGGCCCTCAGTTCAGACTGCAGGCAGAGGGTCGTCTACCTGCTGCTCCTGTCAG GATGCATTGCTTCTTCTCAGAGGAATGACAACGTCTACGTGTCTGGATTCTCTAACG CCTGCGGCGACGTGGCCGAGCTCCTGCGGGCGTCCAGCGGCGTCATCACCAGCCCCGGCTGGCCCTTCCAGTACCCGGCCAGGCTCAACTGCAGCTGGAACATCAGGGCCCGACCCGGGGACTCCATCACCATCAG TTTCCAAGACTTTGACCTGCAGGGTTCTCATCGCTGCACCTCAGACTGGATGTCCATCAGCAGCTACAGGAGCCTGGACGGCCTGCGGGTCTGCGGCTCCTCCCTGCCGCCGCCGTACATCTTGTCCCAGGATCACGTCTGGATCCACTTCCACTCCGACGACGGCCTGGCGGGGAAAGGCTTCCGGCTGTCCTACATCACCG GTAAACCGGAGGCGTCCAGCTGCGACGTGGACCAGTTCCACTGCTCCAACGGGAAGTGCATCCCGGACTGGTGGCGCTGCAACTCCATGGACGAGTGCGGGGATAACTCGGACGAAGAGCTGTGTGTGGACTCGCCGTTTTCCTTCCAGCCCTGCAACCTGAACCAGTTCCCCTGCCTGTCCCGGTACACCCGGATCTACACCTGCCTGCCCCACAGCCTGCGCTGCGACGGCAGCATCGACTGCCAG GATCTCGGCGATGAGATCGACTGCGACGTTCCCACCTGCGGCGAGTGGCTGAGGAACTTCTACGGCTCCTTCAGCTCCCCGAACTACCCCGACTTTTACCCTCCAGGAAGCAACTGCACCTGGATGATTGACACCGGCGACCACCGGaag gtcATCCTCAGGTTCACCGACTTCAAGCTGGACGGGACCGGATACGGCGACTACGTCAAGGTCTACGACGGACTGGAGGAGAACCCTCGCCGCCTCCTCCGGGTGCTGACGGCGTTCGACTCCAGAGCGCCCGTCGCCGTGGTTTCCTCCTCCGGTCAGCTCAGAGTTCACTTCTACGCTGACAAGATCAACGCCGCCAGAGGCTTCAACGTCACCTACCAG GTGGACGGGTTCTGCCTGCCCTGGGAGGTTCCCTGCGGGGGGAACTGGGGCTGCTACACGGAGCAGCAGCGCTGCGACGGCTACTGGCACTGTCCGAACGGCCGGGACGAGCTGAACTGCTCGTCCTGCCAGGAGGACGAGTTCCCCTGCTCCAGGAACGGAGCCTGCTACCCGCGCTCCGACCGCTGCAACTACCAGAACCGCTGTCCCAACGGGTCGGACGAAAAGAACTGCTTCTTCTGCCAACCTGGAAACTTCCACTGCAAG AACAACCGCTGCGTGTTCGAGTCGTGGGTTTGCGACGCGCAGGACGACTGCGGCGACGGCAGCGACGAGGAGAGCTGCCCCATCATCGTCCCCACCAGAGTCATCACCGCCGCCGTCATCGGCAGCCTGATCTGCGGCCTGCTGCTGGTCATCGCCCTCGGCTGCACCTGCAAGCTCTACTCGCTGCGCATGTTTGAGCGCAG GTCGTTCGAGACGCAGCTGTCCAGGGTGGAGGCGGAGCTGCTGAGGAGGGAGGCTCCGCCCTCCTACGGCCAGCTGATCGCCCAGGGCTTGATCCCCCCGGTGGAGGATTTCCCTGTCTGCTCTGGCAACCAG GCGTCGGTTCTGGAGAACCTCCGCCAGGCTGTGCGCTCTCAGCTCGGCTTCACCTCCATCAGACTTCCCTCCTCTGGCCGCCATCGCAACCTGTGGCGCAGACTCTTCACCTTCTCCCGATCTCGCCGCTCCGGTTCTCTGGCTCTGGTTTCTGCTGACCTGGAGGACAGCTCCggcactgggagcactgggagctCCGGCTCGGACCTGCTGTCTCCCGACTCCGACGACACCGACACGGAGGGCGAGAGAGGGCGAGGGGTCGGCGCCGTGGGCGGGCCCGTCGCCGCGCTGCCTAACAAAACCCCGCCTCCCTCCGCCGTGGAGGCCGTCGTGTCGGTGGCCTCGACGCCGAGCCGCGACCGGCCCAGAGAAACCCCGCCCCCGTCCAGCCCGGTTACCGTGGTGACGTCCAGCTCTGATCCGGAGGTTTCCGAGCCCCAGCCTCCTTCGTCCACCGCCCTGCAGCGCCTGGCCCAGAACCTGCACCGCCTCGCCAGGAATCTGACCAGAACTAACCAGAATCAGCAGAACCAGCCGTGGACCAATCAAAGCCCACTGCGCCAGCTGGAGGCGGGAAGAAACGGCCCTGAGGCTGCTGAGCGACGgggaagcagagaggaagaggaagacgtTGAGCTCCTCATTCCTGTCTCTGACTCGgactcttcatcctcctcctcttcatcacttaGCGACATACGGCAGCCTCTGCTGGAGCCGCACCCRTCCTGCGCCGCCGGCCCRGTCCACCATCATCACCGCGGCGCCAGCGGCCGGGGGGGGCGGGACGGCACCTGTGAACACTGCGGGATGGTCCACACCGCTCAGATCCCCGACGCCTGCCTGGAGGCCACGGGCAAGACGGAGAGCAGCGACgacgagctgctgctgctctgctag